One genomic segment of Aythya fuligula isolate bAytFul2 chromosome 5, bAytFul2.pri, whole genome shotgun sequence includes these proteins:
- the GRK2 gene encoding beta-adrenergic receptor kinase 1 isoform X1: MADLEAVLADVSYLMAMEKSRAAPAARASKRILLPEPSIRSVMQKYLQDRGELAFDKIFAQRIGYLLFRDFALNQAEEAKPLMEFYEEIKKYEKLDSEEERASRSRHIFDHYIMKELLACSHPFSKSATEHVQSRLSKKQVPPDLFQPYIEEICQNLRGGIFQKFIESDKFTRFCQWKNVELNIHLTMNDFSVHRIIGRGGFGEVYGCRKADTGKMYAMKCLDKKRIKMKQGETLALNERIMLSLVSTGDCPFIVCMSYAFHTPDKLSFILDLMNGGDLHYHLSQHGVFSEAEMRFYAAEIILGLEHMHSRFVVYRDLKPANILLDEFGHVRISDLGLACDFSKKKPHASVGTHGYMAPEVLQKGVAYDSSADWFSLGCMLFKLLRGHSPFRQHKTKDKHEIDRMTLTMAIELPDSFSPELRSLLEGLLQRDVNRRLGCMGRGAQEVKEEPFFKGLDWQMVFLQKYPPPLIPPRGEVNAADAFDIGSFDEEDTKGIKLLESDQELYRNFPLTISERWQQEVTETVFDAVNADTDKLEARKKAKNKQLGHEEDYAMGKDCIMHGYMSKLGNPFLTQWQRRYFYLFPNRLEWRGEGESPQSLLTMDEIDSVEETQVKERKCILLRIRGGKQFVLQCDSDPELVQWRKELRDAQRQAQQLLQRVPRMQSKPRSPVVELSKVPFIQRSANGL, encoded by the exons ATGGCGGACCTGGAGGCGGTGCTGGCCGACGTGAGCTACCTGATGGCCATGGAGAAGAGCCGCgccgcgcccgccgcccgcGCCAGCAAGCGCATCCTGCTGCCGGAGCCCAG CATCCGCAGCGTGATGCAGAAATACCTGCAGGACCGCGGCGAGCTGGCCTTCGACAAGATCTTCGCGCAGAGGATCG GGTACCTGCTGTTCCGGGATTTTGCCCTCAACCAGGCAGAGGAGGCCAAGCCCCTGATGGAGTTTTACGAGGAG ATCAAGAAGTACGAAAAGCTGGACTCGGAGGAGGAGCGAGCCTCCCGGAGCCGCCACATCTTTGACCATTACATCatgaaggagctgctggcctgCTCCCAC CCCTTCTCCAAGAGTGCCACGGAACACGTCCAGAGCCGCCTGAGCAAGAAGCAGGTGCCCCCAGACCTCTTCCAG CCCTACATTGAGGAGATCTGCCAGAACCTGCGTGGGGGCATCTTCCAGAAATTCATCGAGAG CGACAAGTTCACGCGGTTCTGCCAGTGGAAGAACGTGGAGCTGAACATCCAT CTCACCATGAACGACTTCAGCGTTCACCGCATCATCGGCCGTGGCGGCTTCGGGGAGGTGTACGGCTGCCGGAAAGCGGACACGGGCAAAAT GTACGCCATGAAGTGCTTGGACAAGAAGCGCATCAAGATGAAGCAGGGCGAGACCCTGGCCCTCAACGAGCGCATCATGTTGTCCCTTGTCAGCACTGGG GACTGCCCGTTCATCGTGTGCATGTCGTACGCCTTCCACACGCCTGACAAGCTCAGCTTCATCCTCGACCTCATGAACG GGGGGGACCTGCATTATCACCTCTCACAGCACGGCGTCTTCTCGGAGGCGGAGATGCGGTTCTACGCAGCCGAGATCATCCTGGGCCTGGAGCACATGCACAGCCGCTTTGTGGTGTACCGTGACCTCAAG CCAGCAAACATCCTCCTGGACGAGTTTGGGCACGTCCGCATCTCAGACCTGGGCCTGGCCTGCGACTTCTCCAAGAAGAAGCCCCATGCCAGTGT GGGCACCCACGGCTACATGGCCCCCGAGGTGCTGCAGAAAGGAGTGGCCTACGACAGCAGCGCCGACTGGTTCTCGCTAGGCTGCATGCTCTTCAAGCTGCTCCGGGG GCACAGCCCCTTCAGGCAGCACAAGACGAAGGACAAGCACGAGATCGATCGCATGACCCTCACCATG GCCATCGAGCTGCCCGACTCCTTCTCCCCTGAGCTGCGTTCCCTGCTCGAAGGGTTGCTGCAGCGGGACGTCAACCGGCGGCTGGGCTGCATGGGGCGTGG GGCTCAGGAGGTGAAGGAGGAGCCCTTCTTCAAGGGTCTGGACTGGCAGATGGTTTTCCTGCAGAAG TACCCACCGCCCCTGATCCCACCCCGGGGCGAGGTGAACGCAGCTGACGCCTTCGACATCGGCTCCTTTGATGAGGAGGACACAAAGGGCATCAAG CTGCTAGAGAGCGACCAGGAGCTGTACCGCAACTTCCCGCTCACCATCTCAGAGcggtggcagcaggaggtgacAGAGACGGTCTTTGACGCTGTCAACGCTGACACGGACAAGCTGGAGGCTCGCAAGAAAGCCAAGAACAAGCAGCTGGGCCATGAGGAGG ACTATGCCATGGGCAAGGACTGCATCATGCACGGGTACATGTCCAAGCTGGGCAACCCCTTCTTGACGCAGTGGCAGCGCCGCTACTTCTACCTCTTTCCCAACCGCCTGGAGTGGCGTGGGGAGGGCGAGTCGCCG CAGTCTCTGCTCACCATGGATGAGATCGACTCGGTGGAGGAGACGCAGGTGAAGGAGCGCAAGTGCATCCTGCTCCGCATCCGCGGCGGCAAGCAGTTCGTGCTGCAGTGTGAC AGTGACCCCGAGCTGGTGCAGTGGCGGAAGGAGCTGCGGGACGCCCAGCGCCaggcccagcagctgctgcagcgaGTGCCACGCATGCAGAGCAAGCCCCGCTCGCCCGTGGTGGAGCTCAGCAAAGTGCCGTTCATCCAGCGCTCCGCCAACGGGCTCTGA
- the GRK2 gene encoding beta-adrenergic receptor kinase 1 isoform X2: MADLEAVLADVSYLMAMEKSRAAPAARASKRILLPEPSIRSVMQKYLQDRGELAFDKIFAQRIGYLLFRDFALNQAEEAKPLMEFYEEIKKYEKLDSEEERASRSRHIFDHYIMKELLACSHPFSKSATEHVQSRLSKKQVPPDLFQPYIEEICQNLRGGIFQKFIESDKFTRFCQWKNVELNIHLTMNDFSVHRIIGRGGFGEVYGCRKADTGKMYAMKCLDKKRIKMKQGETLALNERIMLSLVSTGDCPFIVCMSYAFHTPDKLSFILDLMNGGDLHYHLSQHGVFSEAEMRFYAAEIILGLEHMHSRFVVYRDLKPANILLDEFGHVRISDLGLACDFSKKKPHASVGTHGYMAPEVLQKGVAYDSSADWFSLGCMLFKLLRGHSPFRQHKTKDKHEIDRMTLTMAIELPDSFSPELRSLLEGLLQRDVNRRLGCMGRGAQEVKEEPFFKGLDWQMVFLQKYPPPLIPPRGEVNAADAFDIGSFDEEDTKGIKLLESDQELYRNFPLTISERWQQEVTETVFDAVNADTDKLEARKKAKNKQLGHEEDYAMGKDCIMHGYMSKLGNPFLTQWQRRYFYLFPNRLEWRGEGESPSLLTMDEIDSVEETQVKERKCILLRIRGGKQFVLQCDSDPELVQWRKELRDAQRQAQQLLQRVPRMQSKPRSPVVELSKVPFIQRSANGL; encoded by the exons ATGGCGGACCTGGAGGCGGTGCTGGCCGACGTGAGCTACCTGATGGCCATGGAGAAGAGCCGCgccgcgcccgccgcccgcGCCAGCAAGCGCATCCTGCTGCCGGAGCCCAG CATCCGCAGCGTGATGCAGAAATACCTGCAGGACCGCGGCGAGCTGGCCTTCGACAAGATCTTCGCGCAGAGGATCG GGTACCTGCTGTTCCGGGATTTTGCCCTCAACCAGGCAGAGGAGGCCAAGCCCCTGATGGAGTTTTACGAGGAG ATCAAGAAGTACGAAAAGCTGGACTCGGAGGAGGAGCGAGCCTCCCGGAGCCGCCACATCTTTGACCATTACATCatgaaggagctgctggcctgCTCCCAC CCCTTCTCCAAGAGTGCCACGGAACACGTCCAGAGCCGCCTGAGCAAGAAGCAGGTGCCCCCAGACCTCTTCCAG CCCTACATTGAGGAGATCTGCCAGAACCTGCGTGGGGGCATCTTCCAGAAATTCATCGAGAG CGACAAGTTCACGCGGTTCTGCCAGTGGAAGAACGTGGAGCTGAACATCCAT CTCACCATGAACGACTTCAGCGTTCACCGCATCATCGGCCGTGGCGGCTTCGGGGAGGTGTACGGCTGCCGGAAAGCGGACACGGGCAAAAT GTACGCCATGAAGTGCTTGGACAAGAAGCGCATCAAGATGAAGCAGGGCGAGACCCTGGCCCTCAACGAGCGCATCATGTTGTCCCTTGTCAGCACTGGG GACTGCCCGTTCATCGTGTGCATGTCGTACGCCTTCCACACGCCTGACAAGCTCAGCTTCATCCTCGACCTCATGAACG GGGGGGACCTGCATTATCACCTCTCACAGCACGGCGTCTTCTCGGAGGCGGAGATGCGGTTCTACGCAGCCGAGATCATCCTGGGCCTGGAGCACATGCACAGCCGCTTTGTGGTGTACCGTGACCTCAAG CCAGCAAACATCCTCCTGGACGAGTTTGGGCACGTCCGCATCTCAGACCTGGGCCTGGCCTGCGACTTCTCCAAGAAGAAGCCCCATGCCAGTGT GGGCACCCACGGCTACATGGCCCCCGAGGTGCTGCAGAAAGGAGTGGCCTACGACAGCAGCGCCGACTGGTTCTCGCTAGGCTGCATGCTCTTCAAGCTGCTCCGGGG GCACAGCCCCTTCAGGCAGCACAAGACGAAGGACAAGCACGAGATCGATCGCATGACCCTCACCATG GCCATCGAGCTGCCCGACTCCTTCTCCCCTGAGCTGCGTTCCCTGCTCGAAGGGTTGCTGCAGCGGGACGTCAACCGGCGGCTGGGCTGCATGGGGCGTGG GGCTCAGGAGGTGAAGGAGGAGCCCTTCTTCAAGGGTCTGGACTGGCAGATGGTTTTCCTGCAGAAG TACCCACCGCCCCTGATCCCACCCCGGGGCGAGGTGAACGCAGCTGACGCCTTCGACATCGGCTCCTTTGATGAGGAGGACACAAAGGGCATCAAG CTGCTAGAGAGCGACCAGGAGCTGTACCGCAACTTCCCGCTCACCATCTCAGAGcggtggcagcaggaggtgacAGAGACGGTCTTTGACGCTGTCAACGCTGACACGGACAAGCTGGAGGCTCGCAAGAAAGCCAAGAACAAGCAGCTGGGCCATGAGGAGG ACTATGCCATGGGCAAGGACTGCATCATGCACGGGTACATGTCCAAGCTGGGCAACCCCTTCTTGACGCAGTGGCAGCGCCGCTACTTCTACCTCTTTCCCAACCGCCTGGAGTGGCGTGGGGAGGGCGAGTCGCCG TCTCTGCTCACCATGGATGAGATCGACTCGGTGGAGGAGACGCAGGTGAAGGAGCGCAAGTGCATCCTGCTCCGCATCCGCGGCGGCAAGCAGTTCGTGCTGCAGTGTGAC AGTGACCCCGAGCTGGTGCAGTGGCGGAAGGAGCTGCGGGACGCCCAGCGCCaggcccagcagctgctgcagcgaGTGCCACGCATGCAGAGCAAGCCCCGCTCGCCCGTGGTGGAGCTCAGCAAAGTGCCGTTCATCCAGCGCTCCGCCAACGGGCTCTGA